Proteins encoded in a region of the Syntrophales bacterium genome:
- the mrdA gene encoding penicillin-binding protein 2, translating into MEKMQKLLKGHEPHEFRQRFKILFVIVTVALSILIFRIWYLQIIGGDDLRQRSENNSIRLHKIEPLRGLIMDNNGQVLVDSRPSFDILFVPNRTTDIHDVIRKLNYLYAEKATMFSTELLPAGKVKPFVPIKLEKNINREKLAIVETHAMDLPGVVVEVDPIRQYLPGEMMTHVLGYTGETCQEELEKDTSGEYSIGDTVGKYGIERYFDRYLRGKMGAKQVEVNVFGQEVKVLGKVEPVSGYSIVLTIDSFLQKIAWDAMKDRAGSVVVMDPRDGSVLAMVSAPSFDPNLFSGGISFADWEELSSDLRHPMENRAISGQYPPGSTYKLIVAAAALEEGLITPETKFFCPGSFDLGNRTYRCWQKKGHGWVDLHRAIVESCDVYFYNLGKLIGVDKLARYARGFGFGAVTGIDLSREKSGLIPTKEWKLAKFGEPWQMGETISLSIGQGFNSVTTIQLLNAYCAVANGGTLWRPRIIKRIETGDGRPFKTFNPEKKSSLPISRKNIDLLNYALWGVVNERGGTGYAARRTEADVCGKTGTAQVIGMPEDRKARREKIIPLRFRDHALFVCFAPYKNSEIAVAVIVEHAGHGGTVAAPIARKIIDAYFKRKYPVTTVVSPKS; encoded by the coding sequence ATGGAAAAGATGCAAAAGCTATTAAAAGGACATGAACCTCATGAATTCCGGCAAAGATTCAAGATATTGTTTGTCATTGTGACTGTTGCCCTGTCCATTTTGATCTTCAGAATATGGTATCTACAGATCATCGGGGGAGATGATTTAAGGCAGAGATCAGAAAATAACAGCATTCGACTTCATAAAATCGAACCATTAAGGGGTTTGATTATGGATAACAACGGGCAGGTTCTGGTAGACAGTCGTCCCTCTTTTGATATTTTGTTTGTGCCCAATCGTACCACAGATATCCACGATGTGATAAGAAAACTGAATTATCTGTATGCGGAAAAAGCCACGATGTTTTCGACCGAGTTGCTCCCGGCGGGAAAGGTTAAGCCCTTTGTACCGATCAAACTGGAAAAAAATATCAACAGAGAGAAACTGGCCATCGTTGAGACGCATGCCATGGATTTGCCAGGTGTAGTTGTTGAAGTGGATCCCATCAGGCAATACCTTCCCGGAGAGATGATGACTCATGTTCTCGGTTATACGGGTGAGACCTGTCAAGAGGAACTGGAAAAAGACACCTCAGGTGAATATAGCATCGGTGATACGGTGGGCAAATACGGCATAGAAAGGTATTTTGATCGGTATCTCAGAGGTAAAATGGGTGCAAAACAGGTGGAAGTCAATGTCTTTGGTCAAGAAGTTAAAGTCCTCGGAAAGGTTGAGCCTGTTTCCGGTTACAGTATAGTGCTGACCATTGATTCATTTCTGCAAAAAATTGCCTGGGATGCCATGAAAGACAGAGCAGGTTCAGTGGTTGTCATGGACCCACGTGATGGTTCCGTACTGGCTATGGTAAGTGCACCATCCTTTGATCCGAATCTCTTCAGCGGAGGGATTTCTTTTGCAGATTGGGAAGAGTTATCGTCTGATCTCCGGCACCCTATGGAAAACAGGGCAATTTCGGGTCAGTATCCTCCCGGTTCTACTTATAAGTTGATTGTCGCCGCCGCCGCTCTTGAGGAAGGATTGATCACCCCGGAGACAAAATTTTTCTGTCCCGGATCATTCGATCTGGGTAACAGGACTTACCGGTGTTGGCAAAAAAAAGGCCATGGCTGGGTTGACCTGCACCGTGCTATTGTAGAATCCTGCGACGTCTATTTTTATAATTTGGGAAAGTTGATCGGTGTTGATAAATTAGCCCGGTATGCCCGTGGCTTTGGTTTTGGTGCGGTTACGGGGATCGATCTCTCTCGAGAGAAGAGCGGTTTAATCCCCACAAAAGAATGGAAACTTGCCAAGTTTGGCGAACCATGGCAGATGGGTGAAACTATTTCCCTTTCCATCGGTCAGGGATTTAACTCTGTCACTACGATCCAACTCTTAAATGCTTACTGCGCCGTGGCAAATGGTGGAACACTCTGGCGTCCCAGGATCATAAAACGGATAGAAACAGGAGATGGTCGGCCTTTCAAGACATTCAATCCTGAGAAAAAATCCTCCCTTCCCATCAGTCGAAAAAACATTGATCTCCTGAATTATGCACTATGGGGTGTGGTTAATGAAAGGGGTGGGACTGGATATGCCGCAAGAAGAACGGAAGCGGATGTTTGTGGAAAGACCGGTACCGCTCAGGTTATCGGTATGCCGGAGGATAGAAAAGCACGTAGAGAAAAGATCATTCCCTTGAGATTCAGAGATCACGCCCTCTTCGTTTGTTTTGCACCGTATAAAAATTCGGAAATAGCGGTGGCGGTTATTGTAGAGCATGCCGGTCACGGAGGAACCGTTGCTGCCCCGATTGCCAGAAAGATTATAGATGCATACTTTAAACGTAAATACCCAGTAACTACAGTCGTAAGTCCCAAGTCGTAA
- the mreC gene encoding rod shape-determining protein MreC: protein MFIRMGKNAIPKKYQLIIIIFTLIIVLLSLISHSVKRSSETGIFEKLVLEMAAPLLDVINTPFKELTNVWKRYIFLVGLEKENRRLKEKNSLLTKQLIQYQEGYLEGIRLQKLLGLKENLNYPTVAARVINRNRLSVFQTVLINEGSVHNLRVGLPVVSDQGVVGRIIEASWHVSKILLLTDESSKIDALVQRTRAPGILQGSGFISHLKYVLKTDDVRVGDAVISSGVGGVFPKGLLLGFVTRVDKKDVALFQKIEVTPSVDVARTEEVLVILLDNKGDKK, encoded by the coding sequence TTGTTTATCCGTATGGGCAAAAATGCTATTCCTAAAAAATATCAGTTAATTATAATAATATTTACTCTCATTATAGTCCTTCTTTCCCTGATCTCCCACAGTGTGAAGCGTTCGTCTGAGACCGGTATTTTTGAAAAATTGGTGTTAGAAATGGCGGCACCTTTGCTGGACGTGATAAACACACCTTTTAAAGAACTGACAAACGTATGGAAACGATATATCTTTCTGGTGGGACTGGAGAAAGAAAACAGACGTCTCAAAGAAAAAAATTCCCTGTTGACAAAACAATTGATTCAGTATCAGGAAGGGTATCTGGAGGGAATACGGTTACAAAAACTTCTGGGACTCAAAGAAAATCTTAATTACCCTACCGTTGCTGCCAGAGTTATAAACAGGAACAGGTTGTCGGTATTTCAGACGGTATTAATCAATGAGGGGAGCGTTCATAATTTAAGGGTCGGGCTACCGGTTGTGAGTGATCAGGGAGTTGTAGGTAGGATCATCGAGGCATCATGGCATGTATCGAAAATTCTCCTTCTCACCGATGAAAGTAGCAAAATTGACGCCTTGGTTCAGCGAACAAGGGCCCCGGGTATCCTACAGGGTTCGGGTTTTATATCTCACCTGAAATATGTTCTTAAGACTGATGATGTCAGGGTGGGAGATGCCGTTATCTCCTCAGGTGTGGGAGGTGTCTTCCCTAAGGGATTGCTGCTCGGTTTTGTTACGAGGGTGGATAAGAAAGATGTCGCCTTATTTCAGAAGATTGAGGTAACTCCGTCCGTTGATGTTGCCAGGACCGAGGAGGTTCTCGTAATTTTACTGGATAATAAGGGTGATAAAAAGTGA
- a CDS encoding rod shape-determining protein, translated as MLFDFILGKFSNDLAIDLGTANTLVYVKGKGIVLCEPSVVAVHRDSKGVKKVLAVGAEAKKMLGRTPGNIVAIRPMRDGVIADFDITEAMLRHFILRVHNRRALVRPRIIVSVPSCITQVERRAVRETVESAGAREIYLIEEPMAAAIGAGLPITEPISSMIVDIGGGTTEVAVISLGGIVYSKSVRIAGDKIDEEIVQYMKRKYSLLIGEQSAEIIKTTIGCAYPEKELRTTNVKGRDLISGIPKIVEINSEEIREAIMESVRIIVDTIKDALENAPPELAGDIVDRGIVLAGGGALLRNIDVLIREEMGLPIVVTDDPLSTVAIGAGMALDHLDILKEIAIQA; from the coding sequence TTGCTATTCGATTTTATTTTGGGGAAATTTTCCAATGACCTGGCCATAGACTTAGGAACGGCCAATACACTGGTTTACGTGAAAGGTAAAGGTATTGTGCTGTGTGAGCCTTCGGTGGTCGCTGTTCACAGAGATTCAAAGGGTGTGAAAAAGGTCCTCGCTGTCGGTGCGGAAGCCAAAAAAATGCTGGGACGGACCCCCGGTAATATCGTTGCCATCAGACCAATGAGGGATGGTGTGATTGCTGATTTCGATATTACAGAAGCAATGCTGAGGCATTTCATCCTCCGTGTCCACAATCGCAGGGCCCTGGTTCGTCCGAGGATCATTGTGTCGGTGCCGTCCTGCATTACCCAAGTCGAGAGGCGAGCCGTCAGGGAGACCGTGGAATCCGCTGGTGCCAGGGAGATTTATCTCATTGAAGAACCAATGGCAGCGGCCATTGGGGCCGGCTTACCGATAACGGAGCCGATAAGTTCCATGATTGTGGATATTGGTGGAGGAACAACGGAGGTTGCTGTGATATCCCTGGGGGGTATTGTTTATTCAAAGTCTGTCCGGATTGCCGGTGATAAGATAGATGAGGAAATCGTGCAGTATATGAAAAGAAAGTACAGTCTCCTCATCGGGGAGCAGTCAGCGGAGATTATAAAGACGACGATCGGGTGTGCCTATCCGGAGAAGGAATTGCGAACGACTAATGTCAAGGGAAGGGATCTGATATCAGGTATTCCCAAAATTGTTGAGATTAATTCGGAAGAAATACGAGAGGCAATTATGGAATCGGTCCGCATTATTGTAGATACCATAAAGGATGCCCTGGAGAATGCCCCTCCGGAATTAGCGGGTGACATTGTTGACAGAGGTATTGTTTTAGCTGGTGGAGGGGCCCTCTTGAGAAATATAGATGTTCTTATTAGAGAAGAAATGGGTCTCCCCATTGTTGTAACGGATGATCCCCTTTCGACGGTAGCCATAGGTGCCGGCATGGCCCTCGATCACCTGGATATACTGAAAGAAATTGCCATTCAGGCGTGA
- a CDS encoding SurA N-terminal domain-containing protein codes for MLELMRKHARNWLMKIILGVIVIVFIFYFGTTGGRQKAETIATIDGKAIAIVDFQREYENLIDFYRQRYGDRLTDDLLKELNLKQQALDNLIYQAIILHQANELKLEVTAEEVKASILSLPAFQRNGAFDDRIYRQMLRSNKMTPEKFEDGQKKVLTIAKVENLILDAVKVSDQEVYDLYRFQNEKTNINLLQLSTKDFRGKVTPSRKDLEAYLKVHGNDFRKPEQIQIKYISFSGQGFAPSMEVADTDVIDYYEHHKDEFLKTGDKAAPLSEVKDKIVAELKKIKGMLIAVEEAKKAHDTIYQEENFDAYATRKKLKINTTRFFSLNNPPPEFSQLPAFARTAFNLQRNEISKVLSDDRGYYILKLTARKPSYIPSLNEIEREVERHYIEEESRRLCKQASEAILNRLKKGEDLKNISQQKGLKVTETGFFLPGSEVPELGFSQELNEALFQISEKKPYPDKVFNIDGNFVIIQFKERGGIDNYDFEAKKERLKNILLEIKKNEYLQSWIEGNKVSMLKEGKLKFTRDIKDL; via the coding sequence ATGCTTGAATTGATGAGAAAGCACGCCAGGAACTGGCTCATGAAGATTATACTGGGGGTTATCGTTATCGTCTTCATCTTTTATTTCGGTACGACAGGCGGACGACAAAAAGCTGAAACCATTGCCACCATTGATGGCAAGGCCATAGCCATTGTAGATTTCCAGAGAGAATATGAAAATTTGATTGACTTCTATCGCCAGCGCTATGGTGACAGACTGACGGATGATCTCCTGAAGGAATTGAACCTTAAACAGCAGGCCCTCGACAACCTGATTTATCAGGCCATCATCCTTCATCAGGCCAACGAACTCAAACTGGAGGTTACCGCTGAAGAGGTCAAAGCCTCCATCCTCTCTCTTCCTGCTTTCCAGAGAAACGGCGCTTTTGACGACCGAATCTATCGGCAAATGCTGCGTTCTAATAAGATGACCCCCGAAAAGTTCGAGGACGGACAGAAAAAGGTATTAACCATAGCAAAGGTGGAAAATCTCATTCTGGATGCCGTCAAGGTCTCAGATCAAGAGGTGTATGATCTGTATAGATTTCAAAATGAGAAAACTAACATAAACTTACTTCAGCTCTCCACAAAAGATTTTAGAGGAAAAGTCACACCTTCACGGAAAGATTTAGAAGCATACCTGAAGGTGCACGGTAATGATTTCCGCAAACCGGAACAGATTCAGATTAAATATATTTCATTTTCAGGCCAGGGTTTCGCCCCTTCTATGGAGGTAGCCGATACTGATGTGATAGATTACTACGAGCATCACAAGGATGAGTTTTTAAAAACAGGGGACAAGGCTGCACCCCTATCGGAGGTTAAAGATAAGATTGTCGCTGAATTAAAAAAGATAAAGGGAATGCTTATCGCTGTAGAAGAGGCAAAAAAGGCTCATGATACCATTTATCAGGAGGAAAATTTTGACGCATACGCAACCCGGAAAAAACTGAAGATTAACACCACCAGATTTTTCTCCTTGAACAATCCCCCACCGGAATTCAGCCAGCTTCCCGCATTTGCCAGAACCGCCTTTAACCTGCAAAGGAATGAGATCAGTAAGGTTCTGTCAGACGATAGAGGATACTACATCCTCAAGCTCACGGCCAGAAAACCTTCTTACATACCATCTTTGAATGAAATCGAAAGGGAGGTTGAAAGACATTATATTGAGGAAGAATCTAGACGTTTGTGTAAACAGGCCTCTGAAGCCATCCTCAACCGCCTGAAAAAAGGAGAAGATCTTAAAAATATATCCCAGCAAAAGGGACTGAAGGTAACTGAAACAGGATTCTTTTTGCCTGGCTCTGAGGTACCTGAGCTTGGCTTTTCGCAGGAACTGAACGAAGCCCTCTTTCAAATCTCTGAGAAGAAACCCTATCCAGACAAGGTGTTTAATATTGATGGAAACTTTGTGATCATCCAATTCAAGGAAAGAGGGGGGATTGACAACTATGACTTTGAAGCAAAAAAGGAACGCCTGAAAAATATCCTCTTAGAAATCAAGAAGAATGAATATCTCCAATCATGGATAGAAGGTAACAAGGTGTCTATGCTCAAAGAGGGTAAGTTAAAGTTCACGAGAGATATCAAAGACCTTTAG
- the dusB gene encoding tRNA dihydrouridine synthase DusB, producing MKIGKLSLKSNVFLAPMAGITNLPFRTLVREFGCALAFTEMISAAGLVRNTGKSYRYLDSSPDDRPLGMQIFGSDPDVLAEAAQIVTDRGADLLNINMGCPARKVVQTGAGSALMKDPAQVALILRTVRKATLLPLTVKIRSGWHHHDRKALEIARIAEDCGANAVILHPRSAEQGFSGSADWNIIETVKKNLHIPVIGNGDIRSAEDALRMINMTGCDGVMVGRGVLGNPWIFRDIALSLGGQHVFPSPSLSERKTVIKRHLNMEIVYAGESFGIRSFRKHLLWYTKGLRGGSQFRQMANSLPKEELILNELHRFWAS from the coding sequence GTGAAAATAGGTAAATTATCATTAAAAAGTAACGTATTTCTGGCTCCCATGGCAGGTATTACGAACTTGCCGTTTAGAACCCTTGTGAGAGAATTCGGGTGCGCCCTCGCTTTTACCGAGATGATCAGTGCTGCTGGTCTGGTTAGGAATACGGGGAAAAGTTACCGGTATCTTGACAGCTCACCAGACGATAGGCCTCTCGGTATGCAGATATTCGGATCTGATCCAGATGTCCTTGCCGAAGCAGCACAGATCGTTACAGACCGAGGTGCTGATCTTCTAAACATTAATATGGGTTGTCCTGCCAGAAAGGTTGTCCAAACAGGTGCGGGGTCTGCCCTGATGAAGGATCCTGCACAGGTGGCCCTTATCCTACGGACAGTCAGGAAGGCTACCCTTCTGCCTTTGACAGTTAAAATCCGTTCAGGGTGGCATCATCATGATAGGAAGGCTCTCGAGATCGCTCGTATCGCCGAGGATTGTGGGGCCAATGCGGTAATTCTCCATCCCCGGTCAGCGGAACAAGGATTTAGCGGCTCGGCAGACTGGAATATTATTGAAACGGTAAAGAAGAATTTGCATATCCCTGTGATAGGAAATGGAGATATAAGAAGCGCTGAAGATGCACTCAGAATGATAAATATGACTGGATGTGATGGTGTGATGGTAGGAAGGGGTGTACTGGGAAATCCCTGGATTTTCAGAGATATCGCGCTTAGCCTTGGAGGTCAACATGTTTTCCCCTCCCCTTCTCTGTCTGAGAGAAAAACGGTCATTAAACGCCACCTGAACATGGAAATCGTTTACGCCGGGGAGAGTTTCGGGATCAGAAGTTTCCGTAAACACCTCCTGTGGTATACAAAGGGTTTGAGGGGCGGTTCTCAGTTCAGACAGATGGCAAATTCACTCCCTAAAGAGGAACTGATATTAAATGAACTTCACCGTTTTTGGGCCTCTTAG
- a CDS encoding cell division protein ZapA, which produces MKKRFNIKILGQELSVVSDSGDEHVANVVRYVNNKVEEIGKASSNINTLNVAIMVALNIADEHFKFEEVNRGIYSQLESRSEELINLIDEIN; this is translated from the coding sequence TTGAAAAAGCGCTTTAATATCAAAATACTGGGGCAGGAGCTTTCAGTTGTAAGTGATTCGGGGGATGAACATGTGGCAAATGTTGTACGGTATGTTAATAACAAGGTGGAGGAAATAGGAAAAGCATCAAGCAATATCAACACCTTGAATGTTGCCATCATGGTGGCTTTAAACATTGCCGATGAGCACTTCAAATTTGAGGAAGTAAATAGAGGTATTTACAGTCAACTGGAAAGCAGATCTGAAGAGTTAATCAATCTTATAGATGAAATAAATTAA
- the rny gene encoding ribonuclease Y, whose amino-acid sequence MLYSSMIILTILGSIAIGLVLGYILRQRLSRKRLESSEKLAERIIGEAKKEAETIKKEAVLQVKENLLKLKTEFEKDTEGRKLELDNLERRFRSKEENLDKRIDTLSQKEANIENREKNLIQKESLLGEKYDRLNRMIEEQRERLEKIAGISSEEAKNYLAQSMEAAAKRDVAITIRKIEEETKREADRKSREIIAYAIQRYAGEFVAENTVSVVNLPSDEMKGRIIGREGRNIRAIEAVTGIDLIVDDTPEAVVLSSFDPIRREVARISLERLITDGRIHPGRIEDIVKKVQMEVNTIIRETGERASFDVGVHDLHPEIINLLGSLKFRTSFSQNVLQHSIDVAYLTGMMAAELKMNVKEAKRAGLLHDIGKGVDHKVEGTHAAIGADYARRFGESSNIVQAIATHHDDGRTNTLLGVLVQAADTLSASRPGARRETLETYVKRLEELESIANSFRGVDKCYAIQAGREIRILVENEKISDNDAVMLCRDIIKKIEAELTYPGQIKVTVIRETRVSDFAR is encoded by the coding sequence TTGCTATACAGCAGCATGATCATATTGACGATATTAGGTTCAATTGCCATTGGTCTAGTGTTAGGATATATACTGAGACAGAGACTTTCCAGGAAAAGACTGGAATCTTCAGAGAAACTTGCGGAAAGAATTATTGGTGAGGCAAAAAAGGAAGCGGAAACCATCAAGAAGGAGGCTGTCCTTCAGGTTAAAGAAAATCTCCTCAAATTAAAAACTGAATTTGAAAAAGATACGGAGGGCAGAAAGCTTGAACTTGACAACTTAGAAAGGAGGTTTCGCTCTAAAGAGGAAAACCTTGATAAAAGGATAGATACACTGTCACAGAAGGAGGCGAATATAGAGAACAGGGAAAAAAACCTGATACAAAAGGAATCCCTCCTCGGTGAAAAATACGACAGGTTAAATCGCATGATTGAAGAGCAGAGAGAAAGGCTGGAAAAGATTGCGGGAATTTCCTCCGAAGAGGCAAAGAACTATCTTGCCCAGTCCATGGAGGCTGCAGCAAAACGTGATGTGGCTATCACTATAAGAAAAATTGAAGAAGAAACAAAAAGGGAGGCTGACAGGAAGTCTCGGGAGATCATTGCCTATGCTATTCAACGGTATGCCGGCGAATTTGTCGCTGAGAATACTGTATCGGTGGTCAACTTGCCGAGCGATGAGATGAAGGGAAGGATTATCGGCAGAGAGGGAAGAAATATAAGGGCCATAGAGGCTGTCACTGGTATTGACCTGATTGTTGATGATACTCCTGAAGCGGTTGTCCTGTCAAGTTTTGATCCTATAAGGCGTGAAGTGGCAAGAATATCGCTGGAAAGGCTGATCACAGATGGTAGAATTCACCCGGGAAGGATCGAAGATATTGTCAAGAAGGTGCAGATGGAGGTTAATACTATTATTCGGGAAACAGGTGAACGGGCATCATTTGATGTAGGAGTTCATGATCTTCATCCGGAGATCATCAATCTCCTCGGAAGTCTCAAATTTCGCACCAGCTTTTCCCAGAATGTCCTCCAGCATTCTATAGATGTGGCATACCTTACAGGGATGATGGCCGCGGAGTTGAAGATGAATGTCAAGGAGGCAAAAAGGGCAGGGTTGCTTCATGATATCGGAAAGGGAGTTGATCATAAGGTCGAAGGAACGCATGCGGCTATCGGGGCCGATTATGCCAGGCGATTTGGTGAATCGTCAAATATTGTTCAGGCCATTGCCACCCATCATGATGATGGCCGAACAAACACTCTGTTAGGAGTCCTTGTTCAGGCGGCTGATACCCTTTCAGCGTCGAGGCCCGGTGCTCGCCGGGAGACGCTGGAAACCTACGTCAAGCGTCTGGAGGAACTGGAGAGTATTGCCAATTCTTTCCGGGGCGTTGATAAATGTTATGCAATCCAGGCCGGGAGAGAGATCCGCATCCTTGTGGAAAATGAAAAAATATCAGATAATGACGCCGTCATGCTCTGCAGGGATATTATCAAAAAAATTGAGGCAGAATTAACGTACCCCGGTCAGATCAAGGTAACTGTCATCAGGGAGACAAGGGTCTCAGATTTTGCCAGATAG
- a CDS encoding TIGR00282 family metallophosphoesterase, with the protein MKILFIGDIVGKPGRKAVQEVLPQIISQYQIGFVIANCENAAGGFGVTRDIIEELYQSRIDVLTSGNHIWDKKEITGFVEDYETLLRPANYPEGSPGRGSVVMPDSSGGHVGVLNLAGRIFMQPLDCPFRTAEREIGKLRKKAKIIIVDIHGEATSEKKALGWFLDGRVSAVLGTHTHVQTADEKILPGGTAYITDVGMTGPFDSIIGLKKDDVLQRFLTQIPNKFNVAKDDVWLQGVVVDVDGNNGKSVGIERLSVKIKDLREDRSF; encoded by the coding sequence GTGAAAATATTATTCATTGGTGACATTGTTGGCAAGCCGGGCAGGAAAGCTGTTCAGGAAGTTCTTCCTCAAATCATTTCCCAGTATCAAATAGGTTTTGTGATTGCAAATTGCGAGAATGCGGCCGGGGGGTTCGGCGTGACCCGAGATATTATCGAGGAACTTTACCAGAGCCGCATTGATGTGTTGACCTCAGGAAACCATATATGGGATAAAAAAGAAATTACAGGATTCGTTGAAGACTATGAAACACTTCTCAGACCTGCCAACTATCCTGAGGGTTCACCGGGCCGTGGAAGTGTGGTTATGCCCGACTCCTCTGGAGGCCATGTGGGTGTCCTTAATCTGGCAGGGAGAATTTTTATGCAACCCCTCGATTGTCCCTTTAGAACGGCGGAAAGAGAGATCGGGAAGCTTAGGAAGAAGGCAAAAATTATTATTGTTGACATCCATGGAGAGGCTACTTCAGAGAAAAAGGCCCTCGGCTGGTTTCTTGATGGCAGGGTCAGCGCTGTCTTGGGTACCCATACCCATGTGCAGACCGCCGATGAAAAGATCCTGCCAGGCGGTACCGCCTATATAACCGATGTAGGTATGACCGGTCCTTTCGATTCTATCATCGGGTTGAAGAAAGATGATGTCCTCCAGAGATTTTTAACCCAGATTCCCAACAAGTTTAATGTGGCCAAGGATGACGTGTGGCTTCAGGGGGTCGTGGTAGACGTTGATGGGAATAACGGTAAGAGTGTGGGAATTGAAAGGTTGAGTGTAAAGATAAAGGACTTAAGGGAAGACAGGAGTTTTTGA
- the tyrS gene encoding tyrosine--tRNA ligase, translating into MKSVYDVFLERGFIEQITDEALIQDLLHNNRITCYAGFDPTAASLHLGSLVPIMALAHMQRQGHRPIVLVGGGTGLIGDPSGKSEMRQILKPDQIAHNTQCLQKQLSRYIDFNEGKGILLNNADWLTDLKYIDFLRDIGRHFSVNRMLAAESYRTRLEKGLNFIEFSYMLLQAYDFLYLFQHYDCVLQMGGNDQWGNMLAGAELIRRVEGKTVHCITFPLIITSPGHKMGKTETGAVWLDPELTSPYEYYQYWINTDDADVERFLALFTFLPMEEIRQTKGLANSQLNMAKAVLAFEATKITHGEGAAVAAWKASSEAFKTRPVDHVLFPSSKIPRGDVAGDISAIPSITKTRKDLEAGIPAFKLFHDAGLCGTSGEARRVIAQGGGYVNERQITSFDERIGLNHINDQGEIRLRKGKKKYFLITVT; encoded by the coding sequence TTGAAGAGTGTATACGATGTCTTTCTTGAAAGGGGATTTATTGAGCAGATTACGGATGAAGCGCTGATTCAGGATCTCCTTCATAATAATCGTATTACCTGCTATGCGGGCTTCGATCCAACTGCGGCAAGCCTGCATCTAGGAAGCCTTGTTCCCATCATGGCCCTGGCCCACATGCAGAGGCAGGGACACAGACCAATTGTCCTGGTCGGCGGAGGAACAGGTCTCATCGGTGACCCGAGTGGCAAATCCGAGATGCGTCAGATTCTCAAACCCGACCAAATCGCCCATAATACACAATGTTTGCAGAAACAGCTCTCCAGATACATTGATTTTAATGAAGGTAAGGGCATTTTGTTAAATAATGCAGATTGGCTGACAGACCTCAAATATATTGATTTTTTAAGGGATATTGGACGACATTTCAGTGTGAACAGGATGCTGGCCGCAGAGAGTTACAGGACGCGCCTTGAAAAAGGACTTAACTTTATAGAATTTAGTTATATGCTTCTGCAGGCGTATGATTTTTTATATCTCTTCCAGCATTACGATTGTGTTCTCCAGATGGGGGGAAACGATCAGTGGGGGAATATGCTGGCGGGGGCCGAGCTGATCAGGAGGGTTGAGGGGAAAACAGTGCATTGTATAACGTTTCCCTTGATCATAACTTCCCCGGGACATAAGATGGGCAAAACAGAAACGGGGGCTGTATGGCTTGATCCGGAGCTGACATCACCTTACGAATATTACCAATACTGGATCAATACCGATGATGCCGATGTGGAAAGATTTCTGGCTCTTTTCACCTTTTTACCGATGGAAGAGATCAGGCAGACAAAAGGGCTGGCCAATTCTCAGTTAAATATGGCAAAAGCAGTGCTGGCCTTTGAGGCAACGAAAATTACCCACGGAGAAGGAGCGGCAGTAGCTGCCTGGAAAGCATCGTCAGAGGCCTTCAAGACAAGGCCAGTTGATCACGTGCTGTTTCCGTCAAGCAAGATCCCGCGGGGCGATGTTGCCGGAGATATTTCGGCAATACCTTCGATTACGAAAACCAGAAAAGACCTGGAAGCGGGCATTCCTGCCTTTAAACTCTTTCATGACGCTGGTCTGTGCGGCACCAGCGGAGAGGCCAGAAGGGTAATCGCTCAAGGAGGCGGATATGTCAACGAACGGCAGATCACGTCTTTCGATGAGAGAATCGGCCTGAATCACATAAACGATCAGGGTGAAATCCGTCTAAGGAAAGGTAAAAAAAAGTATTTCCTTATCACAGTAACATAA